AGCTTGAGCCCGAAGATTTCAAAGGCATGGGTCGTGTGTGGCAACAAGGCCAGGGAGACCGTCAAACACAAGGCATAGCCAATCGGGCGCAGCCATACATGGCCGCGCGCTTTGGAGGCTATGTCCCGCGCGTCTCTCATTCCATCCAATCTATCAGCCCTGCATGAACAGGATCTGAATCTGTTTACCCTATTAAGCCGAGCAGAATAAGAAGCTTATGAGAAAACTATTATGTTGATTTCAAAAGGCAACACGGAACAAACGTGAATCCGGCCCGCTGGCGCATTTTGCCTCTTGTGCGCCGCCAATTGTTCTCGCAATCTGCCGCCGAATTCGAGCCTGGAGTCAAACCATGAAAACCCATGTCAGGGCAGTTGTGATCGGCGGCGGAGTGGTCGGATGCTCGGTGCTCTACCATCTGGCCAAGGCCGGATGGAACGACGTCATGCTGATCGAGCGTTCGGAATTGACATCCGGCTCCTCCTGGCATGCCGCTGGCGGCTTTCACACACTCAATGGCGATCCCAACGTAGCCAAGCTGCAGGCCTACACCGTCAGCCTTTACGAGGAACTCGAAGAGCTGTCCGGCCAGTCCTGCGGGCTGCACCTGACCGGCGGCGTGATGATGGCCGACACGCCCGAACGCATGGATTTTCTGCGTCAGGTCCACGCCAAGGGCCGTTATCTCGGCATGGAGACCGAGCTGATCACCCCGTCCGAAGCCAGGGCCATGTTCCCGCTGATGGACGAAAGCAATTTCGTCGGCGCCCTCTGGGATCCGGTCGAGGGCCATCTCGATCCCTCCGGCACCACCCACGCCTATGCCAAGGCGGCGCGAAAACTCGGCGCGGAAATCGTGCTCCGCAATCGCGTAGTAGAACTCACCCAGGAAGCGGACGGCAGCTGGAACGTGGTGACTGAGCAAGGCACGGTGAAAGCCGACCACGTGGTCAATGCCGGCGGACTGTGGGCGCGCGAAGTGGGCCGCATGGCAGGCCTGGAACTCCCGGTCCTCGCCATGGAGCACATGTACCTGCTCACCGAAGAAATGCCTGAAGTGCTGGAGTTCAACGCCAGCACCGGCCGCGAATTGATTGGCGTGATCGACTTCAAGGGTGAGATCTACACCCGCCAGGAACGCTCCGGCATCCTGCTCGGCACCTATGAGAAGGCCTGCAAGCCATGGTCGCCGGTCGAAACCCCGTGGACCTTCGGCCATGAACTGCTGGCGCCGGATCTCGACCGCATCGCGCCATCGCTCGAAGTCGGCTTCCGCCACTTCCCGGCACTGGAAAACGCCGGCATCAAGCAGATCATCAACGGCCCCTTCACCTTCGCGCCTGATGGCAACCCGCTGGTCGGCCCGGTGCCGGGGCTGACCAATTACTGGACCGCTTGCGGCGTGATGGCGGGTTTCAGTCAGGGTGGCGGCGTTGGTCTGGCGCTGTCCAACTGGATGGTCGATGGCGATCCGGGCGCCGACATCTGGGGCATGGATGTGGCCCGCTACGGCGAATGGGCCACGCTGCGCTATACCAATGCCAAGGTGCGCGAGAACTATTCACGCCGCTTCTCCATCCGATTTCCCAATGAGGAATTGCCCGCCGCCCGGCCGCAGCAGACCACACCGCTCTACGATGTCATGGTTCGTGACAATCACGCGGTCATGGGCGACAGCTGGGGGCTCGAGACGCCTCTGTGGTTTGCTCCAAGCGCCGAAGAGGCGCACGACGTGCTCTCCTTCCACCGTTCCAATGATTTCGGCCCGATCGGCGAAGAGGTGCGGCGCACGCGCGAAAGCGTCGGCGTCACCGAGATCTCCAATTTCGCCAAATACGAGGTCAGCGGCGAAGGCGCGGAAGCCTTCCTCAATCACCTGATGACCAACACCATGCCCAAGACCGGGCGCATCGTGCTCACACCGATGCTCAACGACAACGGCAAGCTGATCGGCGACTTCACCATCGCCAAGCTGTCCGATACCCGCTTCATGGTCTGGGGCTCGATCGCCGCGCAAAAGTACCACATGCGCTGGTTCGAACAGCACCTGCCCAAAGATGCTCCGGTCGCCATCCGCCGGATCGGCATGAACCTGGTCGGCCTCTCGATTGCCGGTCCCAATGCCCGCAAGGTGCTTGAAAAGTTGACCGATGACGATGTCTCGGCCACCGCCTTCCGCTTCATGGACATCAGGGAAATGGACGTGAACGCGGCACCCTGCGTGGTCGGCCGCA
The DNA window shown above is from Hoeflea phototrophica DFL-43 and carries:
- a CDS encoding GcvT family protein codes for the protein MKTHVRAVVIGGGVVGCSVLYHLAKAGWNDVMLIERSELTSGSSWHAAGGFHTLNGDPNVAKLQAYTVSLYEELEELSGQSCGLHLTGGVMMADTPERMDFLRQVHAKGRYLGMETELITPSEARAMFPLMDESNFVGALWDPVEGHLDPSGTTHAYAKAARKLGAEIVLRNRVVELTQEADGSWNVVTEQGTVKADHVVNAGGLWAREVGRMAGLELPVLAMEHMYLLTEEMPEVLEFNASTGRELIGVIDFKGEIYTRQERSGILLGTYEKACKPWSPVETPWTFGHELLAPDLDRIAPSLEVGFRHFPALENAGIKQIINGPFTFAPDGNPLVGPVPGLTNYWTACGVMAGFSQGGGVGLALSNWMVDGDPGADIWGMDVARYGEWATLRYTNAKVRENYSRRFSIRFPNEELPAARPQQTTPLYDVMVRDNHAVMGDSWGLETPLWFAPSAEEAHDVLSFHRSNDFGPIGEEVRRTRESVGVTEISNFAKYEVSGEGAEAFLNHLMTNTMPKTGRIVLTPMLNDNGKLIGDFTIAKLSDTRFMVWGSIAAQKYHMRWFEQHLPKDAPVAIRRIGMNLVGLSIAGPNARKVLEKLTDDDVSATAFRFMDIREMDVNAAPCVVGRITYTGDLGYEIWMEPAYQRRIYDGIKQAGAEFGIVDFGMRALLSMRLEKNFPTWFRELRPIYGPYEAGMERFIKLTKNDFIGRKAAAKEHAEGPKLMRTSFLVDAADADVMGDEPVWAKVGDTDYGTIEPPHGYGAPRFDADGQEIAKPQDGTMRDGDWRVVGWVTSGGYAHTIGSSMAQGYIPSALATNATEGMFEIEILGIRRPARIALEPPFDPTGAKMRG